The genome window tgagcttaatgaagtgggctcatcactttaacccaattaaatgggctagcacaatggattaagacttatttatttaacccatatatattggacttgagtaattaatccaattatattagcccataatatttatttgaactaatatatttaatatataattcaaattatttttattgaattttaattcaataaaatttaaatgcttaCAAATTCCCCCTACTTCAAGACTAGTTGAGGTCAGTGGCGGACTCAGGATTTTATACAAGCGGGTTCAGTAAAAGATGACGGTGACTATTCATATAAGTAGTATCGGGTAAGACAAGTAGGGTTTGATAACTTTTTTTGTTCTtaaataatttaaacaaatatactttcatgttttattaaaatttaagaaagaaatcaCCAAAATTCACTTTGTAGATAGATTAATTTTTGAAGTAGATAAAACTGTAGAATAATTTTATTGAtttcaagaaaaaaataaagtgaAATAGAAAAGAGACAAAAGAAATAGGCACCACAAGTGGGATTCGATCACTGCACCTTCCACACATTTTGAACCCTCTTTGCCACCTCAACAGACCACACCCTTGAAGTAAAACGTTACATAGCTTGAACCCATGACCCGATTAGTAATTTGTTTCTCAAATATAAAGCTTTCAGACTTAATATATTCAAGAATCTTTCATTTCCCTTAGAAAGATTTACGTACTTTGCATAGTCCATAAAGTTTTAATTTTAAGCTTCAGGCAAGTTTACTTACGTAAACCATTTAAACTTAATTGCCTCTTACTCTTTATAATAGCCCATGCAAGTCAAACCAAACACTCTGCATTACGATTCTTAAGAAAGAAAAGACGCCAAATTAACATAACTTTCCATGATGTCATCTTACTTTTTGAATTCTATTTGGAGTAGGACAGTGTTTGATCACCTTACAAGGAAATTATTTTGTCCCACATCGAGATTAATTCTTCTGGTCAGCCGCTACACATAGCTATATATAACACTCTCGTCTTTGATTCAACACAACACATCGTCCTTAAGCTTATTCGAGTCCGCAGGTGAATTTTTTTTCTTcgtttttatcttcttttttgtcttttttcccttttttttaggCCAAACAAGAAGGATAAATTTATGACGGCATATAGATGATCAAATCCACAACAACATACAAGAGGATAAATTCCTCGCAacatatagacggacaaatccaCATTGTCATATAGATAGATAAATCCATACCAacatatagacggacaaatctCTATCACCATATAGACGGATAAATCTCCATCACCATATAGACGGATAAATTCACATCAACATATAGACGGATAAATCCATACTAacatatagacggacaaatcccCATCAGCATATAGACGGACAAATTCATATCAacatatagacggacaaatccaTATCACTATATAGATGGCCAAATTCACATCAtcatatagacggacaaatccaTATCACTATATAGATGGCCAAATCCACATCACTATATATACGGATAAATCCATATCAGCATATAGGCGAACAATTTCATATCaccatatagacggacaaatccaTGACGGTATATGGAAGGACAAATCCATGACGGTATATGGAAAGGGACTTAAACgcccaccttaagattggaaaattaaaGTTCTTTTTAAGGACAAACCTACGAAGAGGTCAACTTAAGGTACAAAGGGACTTCAACGTCCACCTTAGGATTGGAAAATTATAGtttcttttaaggacaaacccgcgaaaaggccaacttaaggtgcaaagggactcaaatgtccaccttaagattggaaaattagaaAGCTTCAACTCGAAGACTTGGTGGACTTGACGACATCGACTTGAACACTTGGCAAACTTTGAAGATTTGACGGActttgcagacttcaacttgaagagtggtggacttttaaacttcaacttgaaaatttagcatacttgaagacttcaacttgaagatttggaaggCTTAAATAATTCAGCTTGAAGACCGGCGAATTTgaggacttcaacttgaagaccaacGGACTTGAAGACTTCAGCTTGGAGACTTGAAGGACTTgaatatttcaacttgaagaccaaCGAATTTgaggacttcaacttgaagactgacagacttcaacttgaagacttagAGGACTTgaatatttcaacttgaagagcggCGAACTTGAAGACCGGCATACTTAAAAATTTGGCGAATATGAAGACATAGTGAATCTCTGAGCTTCAATGAAAATATTTAgtagcctcctaaaagactataatcATTCCATTGAAGATACCAATTTACCATAGCGGCTtgccccctttaaatcaaatggAGTCCAAAGTTCAATAGAAGAATGATGTCTCAGCTCGATTCTCAAGTGCTGATTGAATGGATTACATTCTATCATACTTCATTCGAGCAACGATTGGGGCgctatgtatcttttgaactcatgcgactgaacttagaatgaaactctaagctgcctacatacctcggtgaagaggatcaagttaTGCCGTAGTTCAAAATGAgtgattttttaatattttttttatgtcataaattttgcctaggccgcctctttcgaaattttcaacctagcggactcttttttttttatgtcctaacttttgcctaggccgtcTCTTtcaaggttttcaacctagcagactTTTTTTTGGGACCATACACAGTTTATACTCTTGCGGGCCAGGAGTGTAGGAGCatacagtttaggctcatgcgtcaaggagcgttgcaacttcaaggataatacttcttcaaaaacttgccattgataTGGCCGATTCTCATGCCGTCTGCATCAACCGGCTTGTAGGCTCCACTTGAATAAGTTTATTGCACGACATATGGctcatcccattttgaagtgaacttccctatAGGTTTATGGTAAGTAATAATGAGTCTTCGTAcggcaaggacttgatctcctacttgaaaggatctcaggcgaactcttttattgaaggcgtgagacaatcgagcttgataacattcaagactctgttgagcttccaacctcttctcataAAGGGCAtccaactctgctaatcgaagtcgagcattttcttcatcagtgatcccttcttgaatagctaatagtaatgaaggtatttgacgctcaAGTGGTAAGACGTCTACGACTCCATAAACGAGTGCATAAGGGGTCGGTTGTGTTGGCATGCGGTGAGTTGTCCTATATGTTCACAGAGCTTCTTCCATACGGTCATGCCAATCTCGTTTTGATTTGGAGACAACTTTCTTTAATAAGTTGCATAGAGtcttgttgaatgcctcagctagaccattggcgACAACATTATACATAGAAAAGTTACattgcttgaagccaaagagatcacaaatcttgttcatcaacctattgtcaaatggcttgccattatccgttattatgtaacggggaatgccaaagcgatagattatgtttactcggatgaaacttgcaacattttccttctttacttctttAAGAGCCATAACTTCAGCCCATTTTAAAAAGTAGTTAGTTGCAACCAAGATATATAGGTgcccaccagaggactttggcagtgttccaacaacatccaatccccaGGCGTCAAACGGCCAGGATGCAACAGTCGGGTGCAACACTTCGGAAGGCTGATGAATAAAATTCACATGGAATTGGCAAGCCTTGCTtcttcgagcgtagtccaagcaatcttttaccatcgttggccaataatatctcatcctttttatatgaaagtggagctttggtccagactggtgtgacccacatacccagaatgtgcttcttgcaaagcttggagtgcttcattTTTCCTTTAcgcatcgcaagagtactccctcgaatgaccttctgtatagagtatctttgtagtaaagaaAGCGAGGTGCACGATGACagatttcagtccttctcctcggattttctggaagtatcccataACTTAAGTAGTCGATGATCGGCTGTCTCCATTCTTCCTTCTCAGCTTCAGAAAAGGCCACAAGATGCTCaaattcattttcttcacttTCACCCTTATTTGGCGGCGGTACTACCTATTTTTGGCAGATAGTAACTTGCGCTTAATTAGGCAGGGTTAGCAATGAAGCTAGGGAAGCTAAAGCATcagccttcttattttctttcctagGCACATGTTGAATAATCACATCACCAATCCATCCCATCAATTTCTTAGCATAATTATGATAAGGGCGTAGTTCAGGTTTattgacctcgtaactacctaaaagctgATTGACCACTAATTgggagtcaccaaagacttgcaattgcaacTGCTTCATATCAACAACCATTTCAAGCCCTAGTATTAatgcttgatactcagcaacaTTGTTGGAACAAAGATGTGTCAACGTAAAAGAGTAGGGCAGAACTTCGCCTTGAGAGGTGACAAATACTATTCCAACACCAGCTCCTCCGCGatgtgcagcaccatcaaagtacatcctCCATGGAGGTTGAACTTTAACGACCATTTCGTCCTCATCGAGTAGTTTGTTAGTTAGCTCCTAGTCATCAGGTATCGGatgatctgccaagaagtctgcCAATGCTTGTCTTTTTAcagccttttgagggatgtacaaaatctcgaattgttgaaattggaggtaccatctcgctagtcgatcactaagaatatgttttgacatcacgaacttgatgagatttgctttagaaacaagacgaacatcatgagcttgaaagtagtgcttcaaattttgaattgagaagactagcgccaaacacatcttttcaattggtgaataattcagctcgtttggtgtcatcatcctgctcaagaagtaaagagagttttctttcccctcactattttcttgggccaacagtgctccaacagacctttcttgtgctgaaatatatagtatcaacGTCTTTCTAGGTATAAGGGCTGCCAAAAccggaggcttcatcaagtaagtTTTGATACTTTCAAACACATTGCTACAAGCTTGGTCCCACTTAAAAGGAACACCTTTCTTCATaaggcgactgaatggttggcacctcccagctaggtttgagatgaatctccgAAGGTATGCTAGCTTTTCTTGTATacttttcaattcatgaatatcgCGAGGCTCAGGCATCTTCAAAATGGCAtccactttggcttgatcaattttgATCCCTCGATGTCagacaatgaaaccaaggaactttacagaagtaactccaaaggcacatttcaatggattcatcctaagttggtacctccggagcaacttaaacaccattctcaagtcttttaAATGGTCGCTCTTCTCTCTTGACTTTACCACCAAGTCGCCAACATGACGTTAGATATTCTTGTGGAGAAGatcatcaaaaatattctgcatagccctttgATAAGTAGCACCAGCGTTCTTTAAGCgaaaaggcattaccttgtagcaataaatacccttgggattacggaatgcagtaagctcttcatcttttggcgCTAttcgaatttggttatagcccgatGAACCATCCATAAATGACATTGCCTCGTAcccagtagtagcatcgatcatcaactctggaataggaagcgggaattcatctttgggacatACATTGTTAAGATCTCTGAAGTCAACGCACACCCGAATCTGGCCATTAttcttccttacagggacaatacttgagACCCATGTTGGGTATTTGACTTTGCGAATAAAGCcagcttcaatgagtttgttaGCTTCACTTTCAATCAAgggaaccaagtccggcctaaagcgcctttgGGCTTGCTTAACAAAACGAGCACCATTCTTGACTGCAAGGTGATGAACTGCTACTTTAGGTTCCAAGCCAGGCatctctttgtaactccaagcaaagacatccttgaactccttgagtaactcgatataagtgctttcttcatcgattgctagtaaagcacttaggtatGTGAGCCTTGGTTCTTCATCTGTGCCAatgttaacttcttttaaggcatcaatcgttgccttcaccccttcttcaagttcTAGGGGAGCATCTTTTGCATCTTTATCTTCTTGAGGGTCCCTATCATTGAAGTATATGTGATAACATTGTGAAACATCCTCCAATTTCTcgtcatcctccattagagatgaaacaccatgctcgccttgtgcagtgacatgatacgaagaacccatactttcttcgtcttcatcacgTTCTTTAGTATATACCATAGTGTATGGCTTCACCTTTAGTACCTCATCACACGAAACCATGACttttgtttgtcgcctcattCTGGAAGAAACCAgactttggaaatccttagagatcttctgAATTTTGGGCAAAGCGGGTGTt of Nicotiana tomentosiformis chromosome 7, ASM39032v3, whole genome shotgun sequence contains these proteins:
- the LOC138896128 gene encoding uncharacterized protein, with protein sequence MVVKVQPPWRMYFDGAAHRGGAGVGIVFVTSQGEVLPYSFTLTHLCSNNVAEYQALILGLEMVVDMKQLQLQVFGDSQLVVNQLLGSYEVNKPELRPYHNYAKKLMGWIGDVIIQHVPRKENKKADALASLASLLTLPN